The Hypnocyclicus thermotrophus nucleotide sequence TGTGATTTCTTGATTAAAAGCCCATAAATCTTCTATACTTCCACCACCTCTACCAGCTATAATAACATCAATAAAATCAAGATTAGAAAGAGTATCAATGCCTTTTGCAATCTCTACATCTGCACCGGTTCCCTGAACTTTAGCAGGATATAAATAAATATTAGCATTTTTAAATCTTTTTTTTGTAGTATTAATAATATCATGTATAGCGGCACCATGTTCAGAAGTAACGACTCCTATATTAAGAGGTAAAAAAGGTAATGATTTTTTTCTTTCGGTGTCAAACCAACCTTTTTCACGGTATTTTTTTTTTAATCTTTCAAGTTTTTCAAAAAGCGATCCTAATTTATCTTGTTTTTCAATAAAACTAACTAAAATTTGAATTTGTCCAGTTTTTTCATAAAAATTTACACGACCAAATAATTTTATCAAATCTCCATTTTTTAAATCATTAGATATTTTTTTATAACGATAATTAAATGCAGTACAATTTATTGAAGAGTTTTCATCTTTAAGTGTAAAATATAAATGACCACTTTTGTAATATTTAATATTTGAAATTTCACCTTTAATAAAAAGATCATAGAAATTTATTTCATTATCAATAAAATCTTTAATTTTTAAATTAATTTCATTTACACTATATATTTTTTCAGACATAGTAATCACGCTACAATTCCAATAATAATTTTTTTAAATTTAACATTATATCTCTTTTTTCAATTGCTTTTTCAAAGTCAAGTTCTTTTGATAAAATTTTTATCTCTTTTTCAAGTTTTGCTATTTCTTTCTCTATATCTTTTTTAGATTTAAAGACCTGTTTTATTTTTATAGTTTCTTTTAAATCAAGTCCATAGTCAAAATTGAGAACTTCTTCAGAAATAGTTCTAATTACAGATTTTGGATTAATATTATATTTTTTATTATATGCTATTTGTTTTTTCTTACGTCTTTCTACTTCTTTTATTGCGTCATTCATAGATTTTGTCATAATATCTGCATAAAGTATAACTTTACCATTTATATTTCTAGCAGCTCTTCCCATTGTCTGTATAAGAGAACGTTTACTACGTAAAAAACCTTCTTTGTCTGCCTCTAATATAGCTACAAGAGAAACTTCAGGAATATCTAAACCTTCTCTAAGAAGATTTATACCAATTAATACATCAAAACTACCTTTTCGAAGTTCTCTAATGATTTCGATTCTTTCAAGAGTGTCTATATCAGAATGCATATATTTCACTTTTATTCCATATTCTAAATAATATTCAGTAAGTTGTTCAGCCATTTTTTTTGTAAGAGTAGTAATAAGAATTCTTTCTTTTTTTTCTTCTCTTATACGGATTTCTTCCATAAGGTCGTCAATTTGGTTTTGAGTTTTTCTTATTTCTATTTCAGGTTCTATTAATCCAGTTGGTCTAACAAGTTGTTCTACAACACAACTACTTGCTCCAAGTTCATAATCTCCAGGAGTAGCAGAAACATATATTAATTGATTAGCTTTTTTTAAAAATTCTTCAAATTTTAAAGGTCTATTATCAAGAGCTGAAGGAAGTCTAAATCCATTTTCAACTAATGTAGTTTTTCTACTTTTATCACCATTATACATTCCTCTAATTTGTGGAATTCCAATATGAGATTCATCTACAAATATAAGAAAATCTTTTGGAAAATAATCTAAAAGAGTAAAAGGTGTCTCACCAGGTTTTTTATTTGTAAGATATCGGCTATAATTTTCTATTCCTTTACAATATCCAATTTCTTTTAACATTTCCAAATCATAGTTTGTTCTTTGTTTTATTCGTTGAGCTTCTAAAAGCATATTTTTTGATTCAAAAAATTTTACTTGTTCTTTTAAATCTTTTTCAATAGAAGAAATAATATTATTAAAATTACTTTCTTCTGCAAGATAATGTGTAGCAGGAAGCAAAGAAAATCTTTCGATATTTTTTCTTGTCGTTTGACCAGTAAGAGTATTAATTTCTGAAATTTCTTCTAAGTCATCTCCAAAAAATTCAAGTCTATATCCAGTATCCATATAACTAGGAAATATATCAATAATATCACCTTTAACTCTAAATTTTCCTCTTTCAAAATCATAATCATTTCTTTCATAACGTAATTTTATTAATTTTGATATAATTTGATTACGTGAAGCTCCGACTTTTCGATCAAGAGAAAGCGTCATTTTTTTGTAAGTATCTGGAGAACCTAAACCATAAATAGCAGAGACAGATGCAACGATAATTACATCTTTTCTAGTCATAAGAGCAGCTGTAGCGGCGTGGCGTAACTTATCGATTTCTTCATTTATGGAACTATCTTTTTCAATATATGTATCAGTAGTTGGGACATATGCTTCAGGCTGATAATAGTCATAGTATGATACAAAATATTCAACAGCATTATAAGGGAAAAATTTTTTATATTCAGAATAAAGTTGTGCTGCTAAAGTTTTATTTGGTGCGATAATTAGAGTAGGTTTACTTGTTTCATTTATTACATTTGCTATCGTAAAAGTTTTACCAGAACCAGTAACACCAAGTAAAACTTGATGTTTATGTCCAAATTCTATATTTTCTTTTAATTTTTTTATTGCTTCAGGTTGATCACCAGATTTTTTAAAATTAGACACTAATTTAAACATATTTATCACCTATTTTTTTAAATTTAAAAAATGCCGAATTATTTCGGCATTTTAATTGTAACATGTTTAATTGAATTCTAAAATTATTTTTTTAAATATTTTTTCATTTTTTATAAATAAATTTGACAAAATAGGATCAAATTGAGAGCCACTATATTTTTTTATTTCCTTAAGAGCAATTTCATGAGAAAGAGCTTTCCTATAAGGTCTAGCAGTAGTCATAGCATCATAACAATCTGCAATTGCAATAATTCTAGCTTCAAGAGGAGTATGATATCCTTTTAATCCTTCAGGATATCCTTTACCATCCCATCTTTCATGATGATATTTAATTATTTCAGCAATTTTATCCATTCCTTCTATATCTTTAATTATTTCAAAACCAAATTCGGGATGTTTTTTAATTTCTTCATATTCTTCATTTGATAATTTACCTGGTTTTAAAAGAACAGAATCTCTAATACCGATTTTTCCAACATCATGTAAAAAAGCAGCCATTTCAATAGTTTCTACATGATTTTTAGGTAAATTAAGTATTAGTGCTATTTCTTTTGAAAGTTTTGCTACTCGAGAAGTATGTCCTTTTGTATATTTATCTTTAGCTTCAATTGCTTTTATTAAGGCTTTAACAATATTATAGTAATGATTTTTACTATTTTCTAATAAAAAATAATTTTTACAAACAACAGCAAATTGACTTAAAATAATATTTAATAATTCCAATTCTTTCGGCGAAAGAATTTTTTGACGAAATAATAGCACTTTACCAATTATATCATTTTTATTTATAATAGGCAAAAGTAAAGCTTTCTCTTTTTCAAAATTAATTGGCGTATAATAATTTTCTTCATTAAATTTATTTAAAAAATTTAATTTATAATGATTAGATAAAATCGCTTCATTTTTACTATTAAATACTTTTTTTCTATAATAATACTTTTCTTTTATTATAAAAAGAGTATCTACATTAAAACTATTTTTAATAAATTTTTCTAATTGTAGTATGATGTTTTCTATATCAAGATTTAATCTAAGAATTTTCGTAAATTCGTAAAGAAGCTTATAATCATTATTTTCATTATTTTTTAAATAGTTTTTAATTAAGTCAAGATTGAAATCATTATAAAAATCATGAGTTATTATTGATTTTGCGCCATTTTTTAAATACCAGTTAGCATCTTCAAACTCTTTATTATTATAAAGAGCTAAAAAAGGTATATTGTATTTATTTAAAATAGAAACAACTTTTTTAGAATTATTCCCAATTTTAATAATACTAAAAACAAAATCTTTAAAAGTATTAAGTTTTTCTAATAATTCTTCAATAGTTTTAACAAATGCAAGTTCAAAATTTAAAGGGGAGTTGATTGATAAATTTTCGTCACTAAAAATAAGAATTTTCAAAGCATTGCCTCCTAGTAATAATAAGTTTTGACCTCAGTACTGTATTCTCCCTTTTTATCAAATATGTATAGAGGTTCAAGTACTTTAAAATCCCCTTTTTTTCCCTTTATAGATTTCAAAATAAACAAATCAGAATTTTTATTATTTTGTTTTGTGTATACAAACCTTATTTCTTTTGGATATAATTTGTAATTTTCTAACTTAGTAATAACTTCATAAAACCTGTTAGTTCGATATATTAAGTAAAAACTACCATTTAATGTAAGATGTTCTCTAACAGATTGAAGTAAATTATCTAAAGTCAATTTTATCTCATGACGTGAAATAGCTTTTATTATATTACTACTAATATTACTAGTTTCACATTTCATATATGGTGGATTAGTAATAATTATATCATATTTTTTATTTTTTTTAAATTCTTTTATATCTATATTATAAATATTAATTAAATTTTCTAATGAATTATATTCTATACTTCTTTTAGCCATATTAGCTATTTCATCTTGAATTTCAATTGCATCAATGTATTCAATATTTTTGTTATTTGAAATAAGAAGAGGTATAATAGCTGTTCCAGTACCAATATCTAATATTTTAGAGGGTTTATCTATTTTTATATTATTGGCTAATAAAACAGCATCAACACCAAATCTAAATCCTTTTTTCTTTTGAATAATTTTTTTATTTACTTTTTGTAAAGTATCAAGTGTTTCATCATTTTCTATAAAAGACATATTATTCCTCTTCTAATTTTTTTAATAAATCTTTATCAATTTTTTCATCTGATTCATAATGGTTGTTTTTTAATGAGTTAGCTTCTTCTAAATCAAATCTAATTTCACGCAAAGAAAATTTATTTATTCCTTTTTCAGGAATTTCAATATACATATAGTCATTTAAAGGGTTAACAGTAGTCACCTTACCAGAACCTAGAGGCGTTTCAACAATTTGATTAACAGCAGGATATTTTTTTAATTCATCTACATATTGTGAATATTCATATTTTATACAACATAATAATCTCCCACATGCCCCTGATATTTTAGATGGATTTATAACTAATCCTTGTTCTCTTGCCATTTTAATAGATACAGAGTCAAATTTATTAATAAATTTTCTACAGCAAAGTTCAACACCACAAAGACCAACACTACCAAGGATTCTAGCTTCATCTCTTACACCAATTTGACGAAGTTCTATTCTTAATTTAAATATAGCTGCTAAATCCTTGACTAATTTTCTAAAATCAATTCTTCCTTCAGCAGTAAAATAAAAAATCAATTTACTTTTGTCATAAGTATATTCTGAAGTGACTAACTTCATTGGTAATTCATGTTCAAAAATTTTCTTTTTACATATATCAAAAGCGGAATCAGCTTCTTTACGAAGTTCTAAAAAATAATCATATTCTTCTTTTGAAGCTTTTTTTATAACAGGTTTTAAAGGTAAAACAAGCTCTTTTTCATCCTTTATAGAAGCTTCTGCATAAACAGTACCTAATTCTTGACCTCTTGCAGTATCGACTATAACATGATCCCCTTTTTTATAAGTTGTTTTATCTTCTTTTTTTATTTCGAAAAAATATCTTTTTTTAGTAACATTAAAAATTACTCCAAGTACATTGTATTCCAAAAAAAATTCCTCCTAACTAAATAATGTTATTTTCTTTAAAGCTATAATAACAATTTTTACCAATAATAATGTGATCTAATAAAATTATTTCTAATTTATATAATAAATCTTTAAGAAAAAGTGTTAAATCAATATCTGATTTTGAAGGTGAGACATCACCAGAAGGGTGATTATGAACAAAAATAACAGATTTTGCTTCATGAAAAAGGATTTTTTTTACTAATTCTCGAGGATAAATAATACTTTTATCAAGAGTACCTTCAAATAAAATCTCATCAGAAATAAACTGATTTTTAGTATCTAAATAAATAATTTTAAAATTTTCTTTTTCAAGATAAGAAAGTTCTAAATATAAAAAATCTAAAATATCCTTTAAAGAAGTAAATTTTATTTTAGAATACATTTTATCCTTTAAAGAAAGTTTTACTAAAGAATTTAATAATTTTATTAAAATAAAACTATTTTCTTTAAAACCTTTTATTTGAAAAAGTTCTTCTTTTGATGCATTTAAAATTGAATTTAAATTATCAAATTTTTTTAAAAGTTCTTTTGCAATAGGTTTAGTATCTTTTCTAGGAATTGAAAATGTTAAAAGTAATTCAATGATTTCATAATCTAAAAAAGAATCTATATCATTATTTAAAAATTTTAATTTTAATCTTTGTCTATGTCCTTCATTGCCCACTTTAATCACCTATTTATAATTATAACTAGATTTATTTTTTTTGTCAATTAAATAAAAAATAGAAAAGAATAAAATTTTTT carries:
- the xseA gene encoding exodeoxyribonuclease VII large subunit, with the protein product MSEKIYSVNEINLKIKDFIDNEINFYDLFIKGEISNIKYYKSGHLYFTLKDENSSINCTAFNYRYKKISNDLKNGDLIKLFGRVNFYEKTGQIQILVSFIEKQDKLGSLFEKLERLKKKYREKGWFDTERKKSLPFLPLNIGVVTSEHGAAIHDIINTTKKRFKNANIYLYPAKVQGTGADVEIAKGIDTLSNLDFIDVIIAGRGGGSIEDLWAFNQEITVKAFYYCKKVTISAVGHESDLLLTDLIADKRASTPTQAIEIILPEKKYFYEILNNKYNILNKIIDNKINSKKEKLISSKNNYTLNNINKLIQIKKEVLSNKYNNLNVLIDNKFKFDKKTLLNKIDVLKKVNPLSILEKGYSIVYKDENVVKTMQNFKKNDIIKIRVSDGEFKAKILDIKRSDNE
- a CDS encoding HD-GYP domain-containing protein → MKILIFSDENLSINSPLNFELAFVKTIEELLEKLNTFKDFVFSIIKIGNNSKKVVSILNKYNIPFLALYNNKEFEDANWYLKNGAKSIITHDFYNDFNLDLIKNYLKNNENNDYKLLYEFTKILRLNLDIENIILQLEKFIKNSFNVDTLFIIKEKYYYRKKVFNSKNEAILSNHYKLNFLNKFNEENYYTPINFEKEKALLLPIINKNDIIGKVLLFRQKILSPKELELLNIILSQFAVVCKNYFLLENSKNHYYNIVKALIKAIEAKDKYTKGHTSRVAKLSKEIALILNLPKNHVETIEMAAFLHDVGKIGIRDSVLLKPGKLSNEEYEEIKKHPEFGFEIIKDIEGMDKIAEIIKYHHERWDGKGYPEGLKGYHTPLEARIIAIADCYDAMTTARPYRKALSHEIALKEIKKYSGSQFDPILSNLFIKNEKIFKKIILEFN
- a CDS encoding PSP1 domain-containing protein, whose protein sequence is MEYNVLGVIFNVTKKRYFFEIKKEDKTTYKKGDHVIVDTARGQELGTVYAEASIKDEKELVLPLKPVIKKASKEEYDYFLELRKEADSAFDICKKKIFEHELPMKLVTSEYTYDKSKLIFYFTAEGRIDFRKLVKDLAAIFKLRIELRQIGVRDEARILGSVGLCGVELCCRKFINKFDSVSIKMAREQGLVINPSKISGACGRLLCCIKYEYSQYVDELKKYPAVNQIVETPLGSGKVTTVNPLNDYMYIEIPEKGINKFSLREIRFDLEEANSLKNNHYESDEKIDKDLLKKLEEE
- the radC gene encoding RadC family protein, with protein sequence MGNEGHRQRLKLKFLNNDIDSFLDYEIIELLLTFSIPRKDTKPIAKELLKKFDNLNSILNASKEELFQIKGFKENSFILIKLLNSLVKLSLKDKMYSKIKFTSLKDILDFLYLELSYLEKENFKIIYLDTKNQFISDEILFEGTLDKSIIYPRELVKKILFHEAKSVIFVHNHPSGDVSPSKSDIDLTLFLKDLLYKLEIILLDHIIIGKNCYYSFKENNII
- the uvrB gene encoding excinuclease ABC subunit UvrB; its protein translation is MFKLVSNFKKSGDQPEAIKKLKENIEFGHKHQVLLGVTGSGKTFTIANVINETSKPTLIIAPNKTLAAQLYSEYKKFFPYNAVEYFVSYYDYYQPEAYVPTTDTYIEKDSSINEEIDKLRHAATAALMTRKDVIIVASVSAIYGLGSPDTYKKMTLSLDRKVGASRNQIISKLIKLRYERNDYDFERGKFRVKGDIIDIFPSYMDTGYRLEFFGDDLEEISEINTLTGQTTRKNIERFSLLPATHYLAEESNFNNIISSIEKDLKEQVKFFESKNMLLEAQRIKQRTNYDLEMLKEIGYCKGIENYSRYLTNKKPGETPFTLLDYFPKDFLIFVDESHIGIPQIRGMYNGDKSRKTTLVENGFRLPSALDNRPLKFEEFLKKANQLIYVSATPGDYELGASSCVVEQLVRPTGLIEPEIEIRKTQNQIDDLMEEIRIREEKKERILITTLTKKMAEQLTEYYLEYGIKVKYMHSDIDTLERIEIIRELRKGSFDVLIGINLLREGLDIPEVSLVAILEADKEGFLRSKRSLIQTMGRAARNINGKVILYADIMTKSMNDAIKEVERRKKKQIAYNKKYNINPKSVIRTISEEVLNFDYGLDLKETIKIKQVFKSKKDIEKEIAKLEKEIKILSKELDFEKAIEKRDIMLNLKKLLLEL
- a CDS encoding tRNA1(Val) (adenine(37)-N6)-methyltransferase, with translation MSFIENDETLDTLQKVNKKIIQKKKGFRFGVDAVLLANNIKIDKPSKILDIGTGTAIIPLLISNNKNIEYIDAIEIQDEIANMAKRSIEYNSLENLINIYNIDIKEFKKNKKYDIIITNPPYMKCETSNISSNIIKAISRHEIKLTLDNLLQSVREHLTLNGSFYLIYRTNRFYEVITKLENYKLYPKEIRFVYTKQNNKNSDLFILKSIKGKKGDFKVLEPLYIFDKKGEYSTEVKTYYY